A genomic region of Streptomyces sp. NBC_00237 contains the following coding sequences:
- a CDS encoding amidohydrolase family protein — protein sequence MPTHSTPTRREALGTAALGAAAALTGIALAPTPTAAATATARPTAPSSPTLALTHATLLTTPNSRRVPDQTLLLTHGSITASGPSSQLKPPPHAQVIDLTGKYVMPGLTESHIHTSGDDALTPPLFPLTGVTSVREMWGLPLHHAWRQKIADNTLLGPRFVIASPIVDGPPSIWANDTGLPVIEVADAKSARAAVRRVRREGADFVKVYSRLSPDAYYAIADESERQGLPFAGHCPDTLPMSRAATSGQRSIEHLHAMLLATSSREREIRAALAKVRIDPSEPSSLSRYGSWFRQVHPLEWTAVRSYDKGRARRLFDTLAERGTYVTPTLTIHHALERTADLPASSPDWKYLPAWTVASWPYIWDAMIGSRTPEDTARIRRIYEHRLDLVAEMHRAGVRLVAGTDTGTGYAVPGFSLHEELRLLAEAGLPAPAVLASATTHPARLLRLPPARPADLVILNTNPLTDIRHTRDIHAVVNAGRYLGPADRTRLLAAVEKAAAESTPPEGGTLPTATPGCACNAPH from the coding sequence ATGCCCACTCACTCCACACCCACCCGCCGCGAAGCACTCGGCACCGCAGCCCTCGGCGCCGCAGCCGCCCTGACCGGCATCGCCCTCGCCCCCACCCCCACAGCCGCCGCGACGGCCACGGCCCGCCCCACCGCACCCTCATCCCCCACCCTCGCCCTCACCCACGCAACCCTCCTCACCACCCCCAACTCCCGCCGCGTACCCGACCAGACCCTCCTCCTGACCCACGGCAGCATCACCGCCTCCGGTCCGAGCTCCCAGCTCAAGCCTCCGCCCCACGCCCAGGTCATCGACCTCACCGGCAAGTACGTCATGCCCGGCCTGACCGAATCCCACATCCACACCAGCGGCGACGACGCCCTCACCCCGCCCCTCTTCCCTCTGACCGGCGTCACCTCCGTCCGCGAGATGTGGGGCCTGCCCCTCCACCACGCCTGGCGCCAGAAGATCGCCGACAACACCCTCCTCGGCCCCCGCTTCGTCATCGCGAGCCCGATCGTCGACGGCCCGCCCTCCATCTGGGCGAACGACACCGGCCTGCCCGTCATCGAAGTGGCCGACGCCAAGTCCGCCCGCGCCGCCGTCCGCAGGGTGCGGCGCGAGGGCGCCGACTTCGTCAAGGTCTATTCGCGACTCTCACCCGATGCGTACTACGCGATCGCCGACGAATCCGAACGCCAGGGCCTCCCCTTCGCGGGCCACTGCCCCGACACCCTCCCGATGTCCCGCGCCGCCACCTCCGGCCAGCGTTCCATCGAGCACCTGCACGCCATGCTCCTCGCCACGTCCTCCCGCGAACGCGAAATCCGTGCGGCCCTCGCCAAGGTCAGGATCGACCCTTCCGAGCCCTCCAGCCTCTCCCGCTACGGCAGTTGGTTCCGCCAGGTCCACCCCCTGGAGTGGACGGCCGTGCGCAGCTACGACAAGGGCCGGGCCCGCCGCCTCTTCGACACCCTCGCCGAGCGCGGCACGTACGTCACCCCCACCCTGACCATCCACCACGCCCTGGAACGCACCGCCGACCTCCCCGCCTCCTCCCCCGACTGGAAGTACCTCCCCGCCTGGACGGTCGCCTCCTGGCCGTACATCTGGGACGCGATGATCGGCTCCCGCACCCCCGAGGACACGGCCCGCATCCGCCGCATCTACGAACACCGCCTCGACCTCGTCGCCGAGATGCACCGCGCCGGAGTCCGCCTGGTCGCGGGCACCGACACCGGCACGGGTTACGCCGTCCCCGGCTTCTCCCTCCACGAGGAACTCCGCCTCCTCGCCGAAGCGGGCCTCCCCGCTCCCGCGGTCCTCGCCTCCGCAACCACCCACCCCGCCCGCCTCCTCCGTCTCCCCCCTGCCCGCCCCGCCGACCTCGTCATCCTCAACACCAACCCCCTCACCGACATCCGCCACACCCGCGACATCCACGCCGTCGTCAACGCGGGCCGCTACCTGGGCCCCGCCGACCGCACCCGCCTCCTGGCCGCCGTCGAGAAGGCCGCCGCCGAGAGCACTCCCCCGGAGGGCGGCACCCTCCCGACCGCCACCCCGGGCTGCGCCTGCAACGCCCCCCACTGA
- a CDS encoding ATP-binding protein has translation MRDPLSALTDAFTSFLFGKVETTRLPVRTSTGQAQAVYLPTAAPGLGDSGVIIGREVYSGKGYIYDPFQLYGQQLPAPHWLVLGESGNGKSALEKTYVLRQLRFKDRQVVVLDAQGEDGVGEWNLIAQQLGITPIRLDPMAALNDGIRLNPLDPAITTTGQLALLRTIIEVAMGHGLDERSGFALKVAHAYVHTTITDRQPVLTDIVDQLRHPKPESAEAMNVDIDDVRAWGLDVALVLDRLVDGDLRGMFDGPTTVGIDLDSPLIVFDLSHIDRNSIAMPILMAIVGVWLEHTWIRPDRVKRIFLVEEAWHIINSPFVAQLFQRLLKFGRRLGLSFVAVVHHLSDVVDGAAAREAAAILKMASTRTIYAQKADEARATGKVLGLPRWAVEIIPTLTPGIAVWDVNGNVQVVKHLVTEAERPLVFTDRAMTESSAVEPPEESFLNEEARAADWEAEQRAALIEQQMAEVESSDATVA, from the coding sequence ATGCGAGACCCGCTGTCCGCCCTCACGGATGCCTTCACCAGCTTCCTCTTCGGCAAGGTCGAGACGACCCGCCTGCCCGTCCGCACCTCCACCGGCCAGGCCCAGGCGGTCTACCTCCCGACCGCGGCCCCCGGTCTCGGCGACTCCGGCGTGATCATCGGCCGTGAGGTCTACAGCGGCAAGGGCTACATCTACGACCCCTTCCAGCTGTACGGCCAGCAGCTCCCGGCCCCCCACTGGCTCGTCCTCGGCGAGTCCGGAAACGGCAAGTCCGCGCTGGAGAAGACGTACGTCCTGCGCCAGTTGCGCTTCAAGGACCGCCAGGTCGTCGTCCTGGACGCCCAGGGCGAGGACGGCGTCGGCGAGTGGAACCTCATCGCCCAGCAGCTGGGCATAACCCCCATCCGCCTGGACCCGATGGCCGCCCTCAACGACGGCATCCGGCTCAACCCCCTCGACCCCGCCATCACCACCACCGGCCAGCTGGCTCTGCTCCGTACGATCATCGAAGTCGCCATGGGCCACGGCCTCGACGAGCGCTCCGGCTTCGCCCTGAAGGTCGCGCACGCCTACGTCCACACCACCATCACCGACCGCCAGCCCGTCCTGACCGACATCGTCGACCAGCTCCGCCACCCCAAGCCGGAGTCCGCCGAGGCGATGAATGTCGACATAGACGACGTACGGGCGTGGGGTCTGGACGTCGCCCTGGTCCTGGACCGCCTGGTCGACGGCGACCTGCGCGGCATGTTCGACGGCCCCACGACGGTCGGCATCGACCTCGACTCGCCGCTGATCGTCTTCGACCTCTCGCACATCGACCGCAACTCCATCGCCATGCCGATCCTCATGGCGATCGTCGGTGTCTGGCTCGAACACACCTGGATCCGCCCGGACCGCGTCAAGCGCATCTTCCTGGTCGAGGAAGCCTGGCACATCATCAACTCCCCCTTCGTGGCCCAGCTCTTCCAACGCCTCCTGAAGTTCGGCCGCCGTCTGGGCCTCTCCTTCGTCGCCGTCGTCCACCACCTGTCCGACGTCGTCGACGGGGCAGCCGCCCGCGAGGCCGCCGCCATCCTCAAGATGGCCTCCACGCGCACCATCTACGCCCAGAAGGCCGACGAGGCCCGCGCCACCGGCAAGGTGCTCGGCCTCCCCCGCTGGGCCGTCGAGATCATCCCGACCCTCACCCCCGGCATCGCCGTCTGGGACGTCAACGGCAACGTCCAGGTCGTCAAACACCTGGTCACCGAGGCCGAACGCCCCCTGGTCTTCACCGACCGCGCCATGACGGAGTCCTCCGCCGTCGAACCCCCCGAAGAGTCCTTCCTCAACGAGGAGGCCCGCGCCGCCGACTGGGAGGCGGAACAGCGCGCGGCCCTCATCGAGCAACAGATGGCCGAAGTGGAATCCTCGGACGCGACGGTGGCCTGA
- a CDS encoding GNAT family N-acetyltransferase: protein MEYLIRRVRADEWQQVRELRLLALQDPVASIAFLETYENASAKDDSFWMERTEGSAVGERVAQFVAEAPDGSWVGTVSVLVEKPGVATAFSDPAVMDQTHIVGVFVRSEVRGSGVGDALFRAGIEWSWELRETKAERVRLFVHERNGRAEGLYKKLGFERTGVTVPMAGGSGELEIEMAVRRTQA from the coding sequence ATGGAATACCTCATACGCCGTGTACGTGCCGATGAATGGCAGCAGGTCCGTGAATTGCGGCTGCTTGCTCTTCAGGACCCGGTTGCTTCGATCGCTTTCCTTGAGACGTACGAGAACGCGTCGGCCAAGGACGACTCGTTCTGGATGGAGCGGACCGAGGGTTCCGCCGTCGGGGAGCGGGTGGCGCAGTTCGTGGCCGAGGCGCCCGACGGCAGCTGGGTCGGGACGGTCAGCGTGCTCGTGGAGAAGCCTGGGGTCGCGACTGCCTTCTCCGACCCGGCCGTGATGGACCAGACCCACATCGTGGGCGTCTTCGTACGGTCGGAGGTGCGGGGGAGCGGCGTGGGCGATGCGCTGTTCCGGGCCGGTATCGAGTGGTCGTGGGAGCTTCGGGAGACCAAGGCGGAGCGGGTCAGGTTGTTCGTGCACGAGCGGAACGGGCGGGCCGAGGGGCTGTACAAGAAGCTCGGCTTCGAGCGGACCGGGGTGACCGTGCCGATGGCGGGCGGCTCGGGCGAGCTGGAGATCGAGATGGCGGTGCGCCGGACGCAGGCGTGA
- a CDS encoding type IV secretory system conjugative DNA transfer family protein, translating to MPDGLLLGLLGFLLGLTALIWTSTGLSGLFAKGAWPTGVTFPNTLTAMRRLASEPHNIPGAWPASPPAEFSGYGLFWGIFISQLLVLLVLTIFLLGVFTRWRLVRARTRESRLHPDAPPRPLGRRSSPSPLGRRGRPPGAERAGKGAAPAPRPHPTPAHPTTPTPSDTPHPNTPRPTPAEAEPGTGPGPGPGAGAEDTPTPTPQPLLFNRPTHHPTALRTILEAPGPALVLTSTPTLWQETKDARAKLGPVLLYDPEHRCDTPARLHWSPTAGCEDPLTAASRAAALLAPVRPRATADSAIAETAETLLAAWLHAAAIDARPFKHLLRWAQGSSAHEPVRILRTHPKARSGAAGLLESALTAYPERREQAQNLTTRAFSALSSIHLREACTPNRTDSLTLESFVVEGGTLYMVGESIEDPRTRPTGPGAMPLLTALASHVVEHGRRMAARSTDGRLDPPMTLVLDDVAAVAPLPQLPELLTAGQGQGLPTLALLRSQEQFNSAWPKARC from the coding sequence ATCCCCGACGGCCTCCTCCTCGGCCTGCTCGGCTTCCTCCTGGGCCTTACGGCCCTCATCTGGACCTCCACCGGCCTGTCCGGCCTCTTCGCCAAGGGCGCGTGGCCGACCGGCGTCACCTTCCCCAACACCCTCACGGCAATGCGCAGGCTGGCCTCGGAGCCTCACAACATCCCGGGCGCCTGGCCCGCCAGCCCACCCGCGGAGTTCTCCGGCTACGGCCTCTTCTGGGGCATCTTCATCAGCCAGCTCCTCGTCCTCCTGGTCCTCACGATCTTCCTCCTCGGCGTCTTCACCCGCTGGCGCCTCGTCCGCGCCCGCACCCGCGAATCCCGCCTCCACCCCGACGCCCCACCGCGCCCCCTTGGGCGGCGAAGCTCGCCCAGCCCCCTTGGGCGGCGGGGCCGCCCCCCGGGGGCGGAACGGGCGGGCAAGGGGGCGGCCCCCGCACCGCGGCCCCACCCCACTCCCGCCCACCCCACCACCCCCACCCCCTCCGACACCCCCCACCCCAACACTCCCCGCCCCACCCCCGCCGAAGCCGAACCTGGAACCGGCCCCGGCCCCGGCCCCGGAGCCGGAGCCGAAGACACCCCCACCCCCACCCCCCAACCCCTCCTCTTCAACCGCCCCACCCACCACCCCACCGCCCTCCGCACCATCCTCGAAGCCCCCGGCCCCGCCCTGGTCCTCACCTCCACCCCCACCCTCTGGCAAGAGACCAAAGACGCCCGCGCCAAACTCGGCCCCGTCCTCCTCTACGACCCCGAACACCGCTGCGACACCCCCGCCCGCCTCCACTGGTCCCCCACCGCGGGCTGCGAAGACCCCCTCACCGCCGCCTCCCGCGCCGCAGCCCTCCTCGCCCCCGTCCGCCCCCGCGCCACCGCGGACTCAGCGATCGCCGAAACCGCCGAAACCCTCCTCGCCGCCTGGCTGCACGCCGCAGCCATAGACGCCCGCCCCTTCAAGCACCTCCTCCGCTGGGCCCAGGGATCGAGCGCTCACGAGCCCGTGCGCATCCTCCGTACCCACCCCAAGGCCCGCTCGGGTGCCGCCGGTCTCCTCGAATCGGCCCTCACCGCCTACCCGGAACGCCGCGAACAGGCCCAAAACCTCACCACCCGCGCATTCTCCGCCCTCTCGTCGATCCACCTCCGCGAGGCTTGCACCCCAAACCGAACCGATTCGCTCACCTTGGAATCATTTGTGGTCGAGGGGGGAACGCTCTACATGGTCGGTGAATCGATCGAGGACCCCCGTACCCGCCCCACCGGGCCGGGCGCGATGCCCTTGCTCACCGCCCTCGCCTCACACGTGGTCGAGCACGGCCGCCGCATGGCCGCACGGTCAACCGACGGTCGGCTCGACCCACCAATGACGCTCGTCCTGGACGATGTCGCGGCCGTGGCTCCGCTTCCCCAGCTCCCGGAGCTCCTCACGGCCGGTCAGGGCCAAGGTCTCCCGACCCTGGCCCTGCTCCGTTCCCAGGAACAGTTCAACTCCGCCTGGCCGAAAGCCCGTTGCTGA
- a CDS encoding VOC family protein translates to MSTIKQFQVTFDCAEPARLAAFWCEVMGYVVPEAPEGFATWEEYHHSLPPEDEIYFACTDPSGVAPRLLFQRVPEGKVVKNRVHLCVRAGAGLVGDERLATLEAECARLMALGGKHVLTQRADDFNESCITMQDIEGNEFCLA, encoded by the coding sequence ATGTCAACGATCAAGCAGTTCCAAGTGACCTTCGACTGTGCGGAACCTGCGCGCCTCGCAGCCTTCTGGTGCGAGGTGATGGGGTACGTCGTACCGGAGGCCCCGGAGGGTTTTGCCACGTGGGAGGAGTACCACCACTCACTGCCGCCCGAGGACGAGATCTACTTCGCGTGTACTGATCCTTCGGGTGTGGCCCCGCGCCTGCTCTTCCAGCGAGTTCCCGAAGGCAAGGTCGTCAAGAACCGCGTGCATCTCTGTGTACGGGCCGGCGCCGGGCTCGTCGGGGACGAGCGCCTGGCCACACTTGAGGCCGAATGCGCACGGCTGATGGCTCTCGGCGGAAAACACGTGCTGACGCAGCGCGCCGATGACTTCAACGAATCTTGCATCACGATGCAGGACATCGAGGGCAACGAGTTCTGCCTCGCCTAA
- a CDS encoding SCO6880 family protein codes for MTTQSHPITPRRTYLIGRARPNAIVGKNRETGEIALIIAGGFVGMMCGLLVPTLSLRIMLLVGFPLLAVMAVYLPYKHRTFYKWFEINRSYKRNLRKGTTYRSQAMDAGTHADGREVEIGPPPGIGRINWLAAPFGPDEIAVLLHADRRTVTAAIEIEGPGVGLRDSEDQEALVDRFGTLLKHVANGDGFVTRLQMLARTLPADPDAHAKDVGQRGDHSAPDWLLDSYDQLQSMVSTSSEQHRAYLVACMSYSRELAAEGAAMARASRPKGQRKLDKDSGLAIVMARELTDICARLAEADIRVRQPLGQSRLSSLVHSMYDPDHPIDHIQAMTKRNAWPAELDAVEPTYLQAKTRESLTREPWCHATAWVKEWPMTPVGVNFLAPLLVHTPDVIRTVAVCMDLEPTEVAIERMLTEKTNDEADASRAAKMNRTVDPRDIAAHGRLDQRGEDLASGAAGVNIVGYITVSSRNPEELARDKRTIRASAGKSYLKLEWCDREHHRAFVNTLPFATGIRR; via the coding sequence TTGACCACCCAGTCCCACCCGATCACGCCCCGCCGTACGTATCTCATCGGCCGGGCCCGGCCGAACGCGATCGTCGGCAAGAACCGCGAGACCGGCGAGATCGCACTGATCATCGCGGGCGGGTTCGTCGGCATGATGTGCGGGCTCCTCGTCCCCACCCTCTCCCTGCGCATCATGCTCCTGGTCGGCTTCCCCCTCCTCGCCGTCATGGCGGTATACCTGCCGTACAAGCACCGCACCTTCTACAAGTGGTTCGAGATCAACCGGAGTTACAAGCGGAACCTCCGCAAGGGCACCACCTACCGCTCCCAGGCCATGGACGCGGGCACCCACGCCGACGGCCGCGAGGTCGAGATCGGCCCGCCCCCCGGCATCGGCCGCATCAACTGGCTCGCCGCCCCCTTCGGCCCCGACGAGATCGCGGTACTGCTCCACGCCGACCGCCGCACCGTCACCGCCGCCATCGAGATCGAGGGCCCCGGCGTCGGCCTGCGCGACAGCGAGGACCAGGAAGCCCTCGTCGACCGCTTCGGCACCCTCCTCAAGCACGTGGCGAACGGCGACGGCTTCGTCACCCGCCTCCAGATGCTCGCCCGCACCCTCCCCGCCGACCCCGACGCCCACGCCAAGGACGTCGGCCAGCGCGGCGACCACTCCGCCCCGGACTGGCTGCTCGACTCGTACGACCAGCTCCAGTCGATGGTGTCCACCTCCAGCGAGCAGCACCGCGCCTACCTCGTCGCCTGCATGTCGTACTCGCGCGAACTGGCCGCCGAGGGCGCCGCGATGGCCCGCGCGTCGCGCCCCAAGGGGCAGCGCAAGCTCGACAAGGACTCCGGTCTCGCGATCGTCATGGCCCGCGAGCTGACGGACATCTGCGCCCGCCTCGCCGAGGCCGACATCCGGGTCCGCCAGCCGCTCGGCCAGTCCCGCCTGTCCTCGCTGGTCCACTCCATGTACGACCCGGACCACCCCATCGACCACATCCAGGCCATGACCAAGCGCAACGCCTGGCCCGCCGAACTGGACGCCGTCGAGCCCACCTACCTCCAGGCCAAGACCCGCGAGTCCCTCACCCGCGAGCCCTGGTGCCACGCCACCGCCTGGGTGAAGGAGTGGCCGATGACCCCCGTCGGCGTCAACTTCCTCGCCCCGCTCCTGGTCCACACGCCGGACGTGATCCGTACGGTCGCCGTCTGCATGGACCTCGAACCCACCGAGGTCGCCATCGAGCGCATGCTCACGGAGAAGACCAACGACGAGGCCGACGCGTCGCGCGCCGCCAAGATGAACCGCACCGTCGACCCCCGCGACATCGCCGCCCACGGCCGCCTCGACCAGCGCGGCGAAGACCTCGCCTCGGGCGCTGCGGGCGTCAACATCGTCGGTTACATCACCGTCTCCTCCCGCAATCCCGAGGAGCTGGCCCGCGACAAGCGCACCATCCGCGCCTCCGCCGGAAAGTCGTATCTGAAGCTCGAATGGTGCGACCGCGAGCACCACCGCGCCTTCGTCAACACGCTCCCCTTCGCCACCGGCATCCGTCGCTAG